In Panacibacter ginsenosidivorans, the following proteins share a genomic window:
- a CDS encoding IS3 family transposase gives MGKATRRSFRYHDQYCRERPQYLYQKKAWCPTVKAVKKIHGNISLQQLCKLLGYSAQAYHKHNKKQFHQQYHEQLILEQIDHIRKHQPRCVGRKLFIMLQSFFEQHNLHMGRDKFFDLLKQNKLLVRRTKRSVHTTNSKHHFYRYPNLVKDFTPLKAHELWVADITYIPLKERFAYLFLITDAYSRKIVGFHVSDDMKVSSAAVALKKALDQKPPEAIVIHHSDRGIQYCSTEYVKLLQQHHALISMTNNGDPLENAIAERVNGILKTELISSYYHDIDAASIHITRCITIYNYRRRHSSLNWQIPAEVHTQKGPQIRRWKNYYQNNTKQKEVTMQPT, from the coding sequence ATGGGAAAAGCTACGCGCAGAAGCTTTAGATACCATGATCAATATTGCAGAGAAAGACCTCAATATCTCTATCAGAAAAAAGCCTGGTGCCCAACAGTAAAAGCAGTAAAAAAGATACATGGTAATATTAGTTTACAACAACTATGTAAACTGTTGGGCTATTCTGCACAGGCTTATCATAAGCATAATAAAAAACAGTTCCATCAACAGTATCATGAACAGCTGATACTGGAACAGATTGATCATATAAGAAAGCATCAGCCCAGATGCGTCGGAAGAAAATTATTCATCATGCTTCAGTCTTTTTTTGAGCAACACAATCTTCATATGGGAAGAGATAAATTCTTTGACCTGCTGAAACAAAACAAGCTATTGGTAAGAAGAACCAAACGTAGTGTTCATACCACCAACAGTAAACACCACTTTTACCGCTATCCCAATCTGGTAAAGGATTTTACTCCACTAAAGGCTCATGAACTTTGGGTAGCCGATATTACTTACATACCACTCAAAGAGCGGTTTGCTTATTTGTTTTTGATAACAGATGCGTACTCCAGAAAGATCGTTGGTTTTCATGTAAGTGATGATATGAAAGTGAGCAGTGCAGCAGTTGCTTTAAAGAAAGCATTAGATCAAAAGCCACCTGAAGCAATAGTGATACACCATAGTGACAGAGGCATACAATATTGCAGTACAGAGTATGTAAAATTATTGCAGCAACATCATGCATTAATATCAATGACCAACAATGGAGACCCATTGGAAAATGCTATTGCAGAAAGAGTAAATGGTATTCTGAAAACCGAACTCATCAGCAGTTATTATCATGATATCGATGCTGCTTCCATACACATCACAAGATGCATTACTATTTACAACTACAGAAGAAGACACAGCAGTTTAAATTGGCAAATACCTGCTGAGGTGCATACACAAAAAGGACCACAGATAAGAAGATGGAAAAACTATTATCAAAACAACACAAAACAAAAGGAGGTAACCATGCAACCAACCTGA
- a CDS encoding transposase — protein sequence MDLKEQIIAEYLTQGCGFRKLAAKYGISRTTICKWVLIHQGIHNLPPTEKQSTYSTSSMNSSKKKLTSEQLQSAEALQQKIAALEKQLQWEKLRAEALDTMINIAEKDLNISIRKKPGAQQ from the coding sequence ATGGACTTAAAAGAACAGATTATTGCGGAGTATTTAACGCAAGGCTGCGGCTTCAGGAAGTTAGCAGCAAAGTATGGAATCAGCAGAACAACCATTTGCAAATGGGTGCTTATTCACCAGGGAATACATAACTTGCCGCCCACAGAAAAGCAGTCAACCTATTCCACCAGCAGCATGAACAGTTCAAAGAAAAAACTCACTTCAGAACAATTACAATCTGCAGAAGCATTGCAGCAAAAAATAGCTGCACTGGAGAAGCAGCTTCAATGGGAAAAGCTACGCGCAGAAGCTTTAGATACCATGATCAATATTGCAGAGAAAGACCTCAATATCTCTATCAGAAAAAAGCCTGGTGCCCAACAGTAA
- a CDS encoding IS110 family transposase, which yields MEQKELTLQIINVKAAGIDVGSRSHMVAIDQDKENVREFGVYTKDHLQMIEYLHAHGITTVAMESTGTYWQTLFDALQAEGFEVLLVGGNQTKNVKGRKTDVIDCMWIQKLHSLGLLSGSFLLSNVLQELRTYYYHRQHLIEQAALYIHKIQKALRLMNIRLDIAIRDVAGKSGLNIIEAILAGNRDPEYLASLVDIRVKKSKEEIADSLRGWWRDELLYELKAALEFYKLYEKALVDCDKTIEQVLIKHLPQHTVRSQEKKEFKVTNKKNRKHAPAFNVSKIAYQYFGTDLFAIQGISHTTVLCLLTNMGHDIHKFSSAKSFAAWLRLVPNNKVSGGKIIGNSTTKGRNYIAVALRQAANSIGNQKDHDLTPFFKRVAFRKGRVAAITATARKLAIIIWNMITKLQPYKKNEIIMNNEKHKINHLKQIERKIGALHLNGNELKRLFERTSLLVN from the coding sequence ATGGAACAAAAAGAATTAACACTTCAAATCATTAATGTCAAGGCTGCGGGAATAGATGTTGGTTCAAGAAGCCATATGGTAGCCATCGACCAGGATAAGGAGAATGTACGTGAGTTTGGGGTGTACACGAAAGATCATCTGCAAATGATTGAGTACTTGCATGCACATGGTATTACTACTGTAGCAATGGAAAGTACCGGAACTTATTGGCAAACACTTTTCGATGCGTTACAAGCTGAAGGCTTTGAAGTATTGCTGGTTGGCGGTAATCAAACAAAAAACGTTAAGGGTCGTAAGACTGATGTTATTGATTGTATGTGGATACAAAAATTACATTCTTTAGGTCTGTTATCAGGAAGTTTTCTTTTAAGCAATGTTTTACAAGAACTGCGTACATACTATTATCATCGTCAACATTTGATAGAACAGGCAGCCTTATATATTCATAAAATTCAGAAGGCTCTGAGGCTTATGAATATTAGGTTGGATATTGCTATCAGGGATGTTGCAGGAAAATCTGGCTTGAACATTATTGAAGCCATATTGGCGGGCAATAGGGATCCCGAATATCTTGCATCTTTGGTTGACATAAGAGTTAAAAAGTCAAAAGAAGAAATTGCTGATTCATTAAGAGGCTGGTGGCGCGATGAATTGCTATATGAACTAAAAGCAGCGCTGGAGTTTTATAAGCTTTATGAAAAAGCACTCGTTGATTGTGATAAAACAATAGAACAGGTACTAATAAAACATCTTCCACAACACACGGTTCGCAGTCAGGAAAAAAAAGAATTTAAGGTAACCAATAAAAAAAATAGAAAACACGCTCCTGCATTTAATGTTTCAAAAATTGCATATCAATATTTTGGTACAGATTTATTTGCTATACAGGGAATTAGTCACACTACTGTTCTTTGCTTGCTGACAAACATGGGTCATGATATTCATAAATTTTCATCTGCAAAGAGTTTTGCGGCTTGGCTAAGATTAGTACCTAATAACAAAGTAAGTGGTGGCAAAATTATTGGCAATAGCACTACGAAAGGGAGAAACTACATTGCTGTAGCATTAAGGCAGGCAGCTAACTCTATTGGCAACCAGAAAGATCACGACTTAACACCCTTCTTCAAAAGAGTTGCCTTCAGAAAAGGACGGGTGGCAGCCATTACCGCTACTGCCAGAAAGCTGGCGATCATTATATGGAATATGATTACTAAACTTCAACCGTATAAGAAAAATGAAATTATAATGAATAATGAAAAACATAAAATCAATCATCTAAAACAAATTGAAAGAAAGATCGGGGCACTTCACCTAAATGGGAATGAACTGAAAAGGCTTTTTGAAAGAACTTCACTATTAGTTAATTAG
- a CDS encoding toll/interleukin-1 receptor domain-containing protein yields MILLSQITIARENADTSIQLLQGDLTAIPKEHTADILVISAYPNDYSTADPQTLMSALYNNGIVVADLAKDKEIDLLANLNCWLSKPLLPQQQAQFNFKRILCFEPPAGDEKEKLVPNIFRCINTFAYDKQNNVIAMPVLASGNQRVPMEKMLPAILDAALFWLESGLPLNCIKLVLRNDEQVATALPIFIKAKQQYELKRSAQEGNISATDAWKMFEIKNQTQVPGTATMVIVENEMKELAAKESPVAPAAPMPQPFPAAEPATKAPQQQDQKKGYDFFISYSHKQATEVQLFVQAMLEKQPQLNIFYDKTTIPTGGLWIKLISDAIQNSKSVICILSPQYSASDVCWDEFQCAKAKEYRTKQPVIKTINFYNDANMPLIMSIYSYIDCTEGDIQKLKDSIHDLI; encoded by the coding sequence ATGATTCTTCTTTCACAAATAACAATTGCCCGTGAAAATGCAGATACCAGCATTCAATTGCTGCAGGGCGATCTTACTGCTATACCAAAAGAACACACCGCAGATATCCTTGTTATCTCTGCCTACCCAAATGATTACAGCACTGCTGATCCGCAAACACTAATGTCTGCTTTATACAACAATGGAATTGTTGTTGCTGATCTCGCAAAAGATAAAGAGATAGACCTGCTGGCTAATCTTAATTGCTGGCTTTCAAAACCATTGCTGCCTCAACAGCAGGCACAATTTAATTTCAAAAGAATACTTTGTTTCGAACCTCCAGCCGGTGATGAGAAAGAAAAACTGGTACCCAATATTTTTCGTTGCATCAACACTTTTGCTTACGATAAACAAAATAATGTTATCGCCATGCCGGTACTGGCAAGCGGCAATCAAAGAGTGCCCATGGAGAAAATGCTGCCTGCTATTTTAGACGCCGCTCTTTTCTGGCTCGAAAGCGGCTTACCACTCAATTGCATAAAACTGGTATTACGCAATGATGAACAGGTAGCAACTGCATTGCCCATTTTTATAAAAGCCAAACAACAGTATGAATTAAAAAGGTCAGCACAGGAAGGTAATATCAGTGCAACAGATGCCTGGAAAATGTTTGAAATAAAAAACCAAACACAAGTACCCGGCACAGCAACCATGGTTATTGTAGAAAATGAAATGAAAGAGCTTGCAGCCAAAGAATCGCCGGTGGCACCTGCTGCTCCTATGCCGCAACCATTCCCTGCTGCGGAGCCGGCAACAAAAGCACCTCAACAGCAGGATCAAAAAAAAGGATATGATTTTTTTATCAGCTATTCTCATAAACAGGCAACCGAAGTACAACTCTTTGTACAGGCAATGCTGGAGAAGCAACCACAATTAAATATCTTTTATGATAAAACAACTATTCCAACAGGTGGCTTATGGATAAAGCTTATTTCAGATGCTATACAAAATTCAAAGTCGGTTATATGCATTCTTTCACCACAATACAGCGCCTCAGATGTTTGCTGGGATGAATTTCAATGCGCCAAAGCAAAGGAGTACCGTACCAAACAACCCGTTATCAAAACCATTAACTTTTACAACGACGCCAATATGCCACTCATCATGAGCATCTATAGTTATATAGATTGCACAGAAGGCGACATACAAAAATTAAAAGATAGCATACACGATCTCATTTGA
- a CDS encoding TRAFs-binding domain-containing protein: MQQQCFVIMPFGKKTDAKGREFDFKFIYDSLIKPAILKAELLPIIAYEEQAGGIIHKPMYERIMFCEFSITDMTTFNANVFYELGMRHAIRPYTTIVICDEGMGPLPFDVALIRTVMYRYAFDKEKNEMSIDSLQEKIDALAALLSSNDINDPTPDSPVKQTIDEFPFPDLETLKARSEIFKKWAAESQGMIETVQDNVDEWLDNSLQEKYAAYKNDTEKIKACQAAKQQCFDNIKAVETSLGIIQVEEFPVVSTLLFAYRAMSANKESISLISRMPPKQFGMNMILHQQLAHAYNQCGEFDKAEKILLLAQNKFGKHPETNGLLGSVYKKKAAQLQGYDELTAKGLLKKAIKAYQDGFDAGPSDYYPGINLLNLLFITQSDNDLYNKYLPLVSYSIERRVQQQPNDYWAQASGMELEVLRSNKDAAMIYLESAKASKHYPWEIASTLDSLKRIKKQKEEMNSDDVAWIDTMINDLVK, from the coding sequence ATGCAACAACAATGCTTTGTAATAATGCCTTTTGGAAAAAAGACTGATGCCAAAGGAAGAGAATTCGATTTTAAATTCATCTACGATTCATTAATAAAGCCTGCTATTCTAAAAGCAGAATTGCTGCCAATAATAGCTTATGAAGAACAGGCTGGCGGCATTATTCATAAACCAATGTATGAACGCATCATGTTTTGTGAATTTTCTATTACTGACATGACAACATTCAATGCCAATGTTTTTTATGAATTGGGTATGCGGCATGCCATAAGACCCTATACAACAATCGTCATTTGCGATGAAGGAATGGGACCCTTGCCTTTTGATGTTGCATTGATTAGAACAGTCATGTACCGCTATGCATTTGATAAAGAAAAAAATGAAATGTCTATTGATAGCCTGCAGGAAAAAATAGATGCATTGGCAGCATTACTCAGCAGTAATGATATAAATGATCCCACACCGGACAGCCCGGTAAAACAAACCATTGATGAATTCCCTTTTCCTGACCTGGAAACTTTAAAAGCAAGATCTGAGATATTTAAAAAGTGGGCTGCAGAGAGCCAGGGAATGATAGAAACGGTGCAGGATAATGTAGATGAATGGCTCGATAACAGTCTCCAGGAAAAATATGCAGCTTATAAAAATGATACAGAAAAAATAAAAGCGTGCCAGGCAGCAAAGCAACAATGCTTCGATAATATAAAAGCCGTTGAAACAAGTTTAGGCATTATACAGGTAGAAGAATTTCCTGTAGTCAGTACGTTGCTTTTTGCATACCGGGCAATGAGTGCCAACAAAGAAAGTATCAGCCTTATCAGCCGCATGCCGCCCAAACAATTCGGGATGAATATGATTCTCCATCAGCAGCTGGCGCATGCATATAATCAGTGCGGCGAATTTGATAAGGCTGAAAAAATATTATTGCTGGCGCAAAATAAATTTGGCAAACATCCTGAGACCAATGGCCTGCTGGGCAGTGTTTACAAGAAAAAAGCAGCCCAGCTACAAGGTTATGATGAATTAACGGCGAAAGGCCTGTTGAAAAAAGCAATCAAGGCTTACCAGGATGGTTTTGATGCAGGGCCTTCAGATTATTATCCGGGCATCAACTTACTTAACCTTTTATTTATTACACAATCAGATAACGATCTGTATAATAAATACCTGCCCCTTGTTTCTTATTCAATAGAGCGCAGGGTGCAACAGCAGCCAAATGATTACTGGGCGCAGGCTTCAGGAATGGAACTGGAAGTACTCAGAAGTAATAAAGATGCAGCCATGATTTATCTCGAATCTGCCAAAGCTTCCAAACATTATCCATGGGAGATTGCATCAACGCTCGACAGTCTTAAAAGAATAAAAAAACAAAAAGAAGAAATGAATTCAGATGATGTTGCATGGATTGATACAATGATTAATGATCTGGTTAAGTAA
- a CDS encoding patatin-like phospholipase family protein gives MTLQEHLSNKTAPKRMLALDGGGIRGALSLGYLQRIENILRKQNGNDKNFRLSDYFDLIGGTSTGSIIASCLAIGMSVDEIKNMYMDLGAQIFAKKYKWWKIFQIDDLIKAAYNEKPLEEQLQKVFGDITLGDADRIKTGLCIVAKRADTNSVWPLINHPGGRYYNSADGMNKDIPLWKAVRASSAAPSYFLPQIIDVGGGLSQAAFVDGGVSMHNNASMQLLMVATLQGFPFKWKWGADNLLLVSVGTGMSRWKEIPENVKKNNILKWAQQLPDMFMQDASWNNQILLQWFSNSPTAWEIDGEIGKLENDYIGNVKKDGGLLTYLRYNTWLDADTLNPLMNKTYTQKEIDGLVEMSNADSRFELYDIGSKCAAKEVKDEHFADTFKL, from the coding sequence ATGACACTCCAGGAACATTTATCCAACAAAACTGCTCCAAAACGTATGCTTGCATTAGATGGCGGTGGTATCCGCGGCGCATTATCACTTGGCTATCTGCAGCGCATAGAAAATATTTTGCGCAAACAAAATGGCAATGATAAAAATTTCAGGCTGAGTGATTATTTTGATCTTATTGGCGGCACCAGCACCGGCTCTATCATTGCTTCCTGCCTTGCCATTGGTATGAGTGTGGATGAAATAAAGAATATGTACATGGATCTTGGTGCACAAATATTTGCGAAGAAATACAAGTGGTGGAAAATATTTCAGATAGATGATCTTATAAAAGCAGCATACAACGAAAAGCCTTTGGAAGAACAACTGCAAAAAGTTTTTGGAGACATCACGCTTGGTGACGCAGATCGCATAAAAACAGGTTTATGTATTGTTGCAAAACGTGCAGACACTAACAGTGTATGGCCGCTCATTAACCATCCCGGCGGGAGGTATTACAATAGTGCGGATGGAATGAATAAAGACATACCGCTCTGGAAGGCAGTAAGGGCAAGCTCTGCAGCGCCTTCTTATTTTCTGCCGCAAATAATTGATGTGGGTGGGGGCTTAAGCCAGGCAGCATTCGTAGATGGCGGTGTAAGCATGCATAATAACGCTTCAATGCAACTATTGATGGTTGCAACTTTACAGGGCTTTCCTTTTAAATGGAAATGGGGTGCTGATAATTTATTACTGGTATCTGTAGGCACGGGCATGAGCAGGTGGAAAGAAATTCCGGAGAATGTGAAGAAAAATAATATTCTTAAATGGGCACAACAGCTACCAGATATGTTTATGCAGGATGCCAGCTGGAACAACCAGATATTACTGCAATGGTTCTCCAATTCACCAACTGCATGGGAAATAGACGGAGAGATCGGCAAACTGGAAAATGATTATATAGGCAATGTAAAAAAAGATGGCGGACTGCTTACCTATCTGCGTTACAATACATGGCTTGACGCAGATACATTAAACCCATTAATGAATAAAACTTATACGCAGAAAGAAATAGATGGTCTTGTTGAAATGAGCAATGCAGACAGCAGGTTTGAACTCTATGATATTGGAAGCAAGTGTGCAGCAAAAGAAGTAAAAGATGAACATTTTGCTGATACATTTAAACTATGA
- a CDS encoding sulfatase-like hydrolase/transferase, which yields MKKTLCNVLLLILYCSTPLFLHAQQKPNVIFIGIDDLGTVFDAYGNADVPCPNFARMAQHGTMFRRVYCQYALCSPSRASLLSGKRPNSTGVINNGTSIRTNLGADYKFLPEYFQSNGYYTGKFGKMTCGHEEEIAWNYVYDSAIGDGIQNIGGTPHWWIDTLHKSTMSNNYGLFVSSMIQKMREPRSNPYFFGLGIGVHNEFTPNLAAWNKIGDNTVQQLLPVDIDTTYTNVYGNGSANITLPNTPANDQDDIPAPALKNLQVYPTDVWKNIRHAYYGEIIQEDSLLGVVLDELDRTNAWQNTVVVFWSDHGIQTGEHNGLWFKQTLFEGALRVPMVICAPGKSKGLIHESPVELVDIYSTLSELCGLPVPAGQEGSSLVPVLEKPNIPWKKAAFAQVRRVDRQGSSDTTLSDAVRTTQYHYNSWGTAGEELYDDLNDPDEFTNLVTNAAYASVLDSMRTLLANNWQGALPPVYTKRTFYRDSDRDNYGTRLDTVIAYFAPAGYITTPGDCNDNNAKINPGAAEKSCNGIDDNCNGSVDENNPVPTVTASGSLDICTTGSVTLTTNAGKNLTYQWRKNSVNIAGATAISYTATSAGNYTVIVTNTKKNCSGTSATTKVTNSCVTGLNSAIASSVITTSPVKLSVYPNPSKGSIAVTCSSSTNTVQLKVFDITGRAVYMKQEQNGKAVNTLNLNLSNLRSGMYYLEVNDGGLKQRTMFVIAR from the coding sequence ATGAAAAAAACTCTATGTAATGTATTGTTATTAATACTTTATTGTTCAACACCTTTATTCCTGCATGCACAACAAAAACCAAATGTAATTTTTATTGGTATTGATGATCTGGGTACCGTATTCGATGCTTATGGCAATGCAGATGTTCCCTGCCCCAATTTTGCACGCATGGCACAACATGGCACCATGTTCAGGCGTGTTTATTGCCAGTATGCCCTATGCAGCCCCAGCCGTGCTTCTTTATTAAGCGGCAAAAGACCAAACTCTACCGGTGTAATTAATAATGGTACAAGTATCCGCACCAACCTTGGAGCTGATTATAAGTTTTTACCTGAGTATTTTCAAAGTAATGGGTACTATACCGGAAAATTTGGTAAAATGACTTGTGGGCATGAAGAAGAAATTGCCTGGAATTATGTGTATGATAGTGCTATAGGCGATGGAATACAAAATATAGGAGGTACCCCCCATTGGTGGATCGATACTTTACACAAGAGTACCATGAGTAACAACTACGGATTATTTGTAAGCAGTATGATACAAAAAATGAGAGAACCAAGAAGTAACCCTTATTTTTTTGGATTGGGGATCGGGGTGCATAATGAATTTACTCCAAACCTTGCTGCATGGAATAAAATAGGTGATAATACAGTGCAGCAACTTTTACCGGTTGATATTGATACAACGTATACCAATGTTTATGGTAATGGATCAGCAAACATTACTCTGCCAAATACTCCTGCCAATGATCAGGATGATATACCTGCTCCTGCTTTAAAAAACCTCCAGGTATATCCAACAGATGTATGGAAAAATATACGCCATGCGTATTACGGTGAAATTATCCAGGAAGATTCATTACTAGGTGTGGTGTTAGATGAGCTTGACAGAACAAACGCGTGGCAAAATACTGTTGTGGTATTCTGGAGCGACCATGGTATCCAAACGGGCGAACATAATGGATTATGGTTTAAACAAACATTATTTGAAGGGGCACTTCGTGTGCCAATGGTTATTTGTGCACCAGGAAAATCTAAAGGTCTTATTCATGAGAGCCCCGTTGAATTAGTAGATATTTATTCAACACTCTCAGAGTTGTGTGGATTGCCGGTACCTGCTGGTCAGGAAGGATCAAGCCTTGTGCCTGTTTTAGAAAAACCAAATATACCATGGAAAAAAGCCGCTTTTGCACAAGTAAGGAGAGTTGACAGGCAAGGCAGCAGTGATACAACGCTTTCAGATGCTGTAAGAACAACGCAATATCATTATAACTCATGGGGAACAGCAGGGGAAGAACTATATGATGATCTCAATGATCCCGATGAATTTACGAACCTGGTTACAAATGCCGCTTATGCAAGTGTTTTAGATTCAATGCGAACATTGCTTGCCAATAACTGGCAGGGAGCTTTGCCACCAGTCTATACAAAGAGAACCTTTTACAGGGATAGCGATAGAGACAATTATGGTACAAGATTAGACACGGTTATTGCTTATTTTGCACCTGCAGGATATATAACAACACCCGGTGATTGTAATGATAATAATGCAAAAATAAACCCTGGCGCAGCAGAGAAATCATGTAATGGTATAGATGATAACTGTAATGGCAGCGTTGATGAAAATAACCCTGTTCCAACGGTTACAGCTTCGGGGAGTCTTGATATTTGTACCACAGGCTCCGTTACCTTAACTACTAATGCGGGGAAAAATCTTACCTACCAATGGCGGAAAAATAGTGTAAATATTGCTGGCGCTACGGCAATATCTTATACCGCAACCTCTGCCGGCAACTATACTGTTATTGTTACCAATACAAAGAAGAATTGTTCTGGCACTTCAGCAACTACTAAGGTTACCAATTCCTGTGTTACAGGTTTAAATAGTGCAATTGCATCTTCTGTTATTACCACATCCCCTGTTAAACTTTCGGTTTATCCTAACCCTTCAAAGGGCAGTATTGCTGTTACCTGCAGCAGCAGTACAAATACTGTTCAGTTAAAGGTTTTTGATATAACGGGGAGAGCCGTATATATGAAGCAAGAGCAAAATGGAAAAGCAGTTAACACATTAAATCTTAATCTCTCAAATCTCAGGTCAGGCATGTATTATTTGGAAGTAAATGATGGAGGATTAAAACAACGGACGATGTTTGTAATAGCAAGATAA
- the rpmI gene encoding 50S ribosomal protein L35: MPKVKTNSSAKKRFKVTGTGEITFQKAFKRHILTKKSKKRKRALRKDGVVGAANKDFVMRLLRLK; encoded by the coding sequence ATGCCAAAAGTAAAAACAAACTCCAGCGCAAAGAAGCGCTTTAAGGTGACAGGCACAGGCGAGATCACCTTTCAGAAAGCATTTAAACGTCACATTCTTACAAAAAAATCAAAAAAACGCAAAAGGGCCCTTAGAAAAGATGGTGTTGTTGGCGCCGCTAACAAGGATTTTGTTATGCGTTTATTACGTTTAAAGTAA
- the rplT gene encoding 50S ribosomal protein L20, with the protein MPRSKNAVASRARRKRILKQAKGFYGKRKNVYTVAKNIVEKGQTYSYVGRKLKKREYRQLWIARINAAVREEGITYSEFINKLSVKGLDINRKMLADLAMNEPASFKALVASVK; encoded by the coding sequence ATGCCTCGTTCAAAAAATGCCGTTGCTTCAAGGGCAAGAAGAAAAAGAATACTTAAGCAGGCCAAAGGTTTTTATGGCAAGCGTAAGAATGTATATACCGTTGCGAAGAACATCGTTGAAAAAGGTCAGACCTACAGCTATGTTGGCCGTAAATTGAAAAAACGTGAATACCGCCAGTTGTGGATTGCACGTATCAATGCTGCTGTAAGAGAAGAAGGAATTACTTATAGTGAATTCATCAATAAGCTTAGCGTAAAGGGTTTGGATATTAACCGAAAAATGCTGGCTGATCTTGCTATGAACGAACCTGCAAGCTTTAAAGCATTGGTTGCATCAGTTAAGTAA
- a CDS encoding arginine decarboxylase: MNNSYTSLVKQTFHFPQEDFDIGDDNYLEFNGLDLKALIEKYGTPMKLSYLPKIGMQINKAKKMFADAMKKHKYEGKYFYCYCTKSSHFSFVVEEALKHEIHLETSYAYDIEIINKLYQRRKINKDIFIICNGFKQKGYTSRIAKLINSGFKNVIPVLDNKDELQAYKRSVKQPFKLGIRIAAEEEPTFPFYTSRLGIRAKDILEFYVDNIEGYEDKFQLKMLHIFLNKGIKDDIYYWSELNKIINLYCQLKKICPELDSINIGGGFPIKHSLGFEYDYQFMINEIVGNIKKACKKANVQMPNIYTEFGSYTVGESMAHIYSVIAQKVQNDRETWYMIDSSFITTLPDTWGIGEKFLMLPINKWENEYQRVVLGGITCDSHDYYDSEEHINEVFLPKISEGNGMTQPYGISNTSTDNKEPLYVGFFHTGAYQDQISGYGGIKHCLIPSPKHIIVGHDKNGKLVDWVYAKEQTAQSMLKILGYM, from the coding sequence ATGAACAATTCTTACACCTCACTGGTGAAGCAAACCTTCCACTTTCCGCAGGAAGACTTTGATATTGGAGACGATAACTACCTTGAGTTTAACGGGCTTGACCTGAAAGCTTTGATTGAGAAATATGGTACGCCCATGAAACTTAGTTATTTACCCAAGATAGGTATGCAGATAAACAAGGCTAAAAAGATGTTTGCAGATGCTATGAAAAAGCACAAATACGAAGGCAAATATTTTTATTGTTATTGTACCAAGAGTTCGCATTTCTCTTTTGTGGTAGAAGAAGCGCTGAAACATGAAATTCATTTAGAGACCTCTTATGCTTATGACATTGAGATTATCAATAAGCTATACCAGCGCAGGAAGATCAATAAAGATATTTTTATTATCTGCAACGGATTTAAGCAGAAAGGTTACACCTCAAGAATTGCAAAACTCATTAATTCAGGTTTCAAAAATGTAATACCTGTTTTGGACAATAAAGATGAGTTACAGGCCTATAAGCGCAGCGTAAAGCAACCATTTAAACTGGGAATCAGAATAGCTGCTGAGGAAGAACCAACGTTTCCTTTTTATACTTCAAGACTTGGCATAAGAGCGAAAGATATATTGGAATTTTATGTTGACAATATTGAAGGTTATGAAGATAAGTTCCAGTTAAAGATGTTGCACATCTTTTTGAACAAAGGTATTAAAGACGATATCTATTACTGGAGCGAGTTAAACAAGATCATTAACCTTTATTGCCAGCTAAAAAAGATATGCCCCGAACTTGATTCAATAAATATTGGCGGTGGTTTTCCCATAAAACATTCACTTGGCTTTGAATATGATTACCAGTTCATGATCAACGAGATTGTTGGCAACATAAAAAAAGCGTGCAAAAAAGCGAATGTGCAAATGCCAAATATTTATACAGAATTTGGCAGCTACACTGTTGGCGAAAGTATGGCGCACATCTATAGCGTAATTGCGCAAAAAGTGCAGAACGACCGCGAAACCTGGTACATGATCGATTCTTCTTTCATTACAACTTTGCCGGATACATGGGGCATAGGAGAGAAGTTTCTAATGCTGCCTATTAACAAATGGGAAAATGAGTACCAACGCGTAGTGCTTGGTGGCATTACATGTGATAGTCATGATTACTACGATTCGGAAGAGCACATTAATGAAGTGTTTCTGCCAAAAATTTCAGAAGGTAATGGCATGACTCAGCCATACGGCATAAGCAATACAAGCACCGACAATAAGGAGCCACTTTACGTTGGGTTCTTTCATACAGGCGCTTACCAGGATCAGATCAGTGGTTACGGTGGTATAAAACATTGCCTTATTCCATCGCCAAAACATATCATTGTTGGTCACGACAAAAATGGGAAGCTTGTAGATTGGGTGTATGCAAAAGAACAAACTGCACAAAGCATGTTAAAGATACTCGGCTATATGTAA